CGTCCATATCCTTTTTCTTCCTTAAACTATTTTACTATTCCTTCTCGTTTCAAATTTGTTCTCCCTCCTTCTTACATTGTTCTCCACAAAACTGCTACGTTACTTGAATAAGAAAAAGGCTTTACCCCTTTTTAAAGTAACGCCCTCGTTAGCTTAAGTACATTTCTTCACAATATCATCGAACTGCGCAATAACAATATTTTTTTAAAACTCAAATTTAGAAACGGATGAGACATTCTTGTACATATATTTTCTTAAGAATACAGTCTGTAATTTCCTAAATTTCAGATGTATAGTTACTGAGTAATAACTTTCTAAAGGAGTGTCTCAAATGTTTTTTAAACTAAAAAAAGAGCAACAAGAATTAATGATTTCTGACATCCAATATTTCTTTTCTCAAGAAAGAGATGAAGAAATTACTGAATTTGCTGCGGAAAGAGTATTAGATTTCGTTAAGGAGAAGCTTGCACCTCACTTTTATAACTCCGCTGTTTTAGATGTTCGACATGTAGTTGAACAGCAATTTTCTTCTCTTGAAGATGAAATTTTAACACTTGAACGTCCGTTAAAAAGATAAGTAATTATACAGAGTGGAATATTTACTTTTCCACTCTTTTTAAGTCACATTTTGAGTCAAATACGCATTATTTGTTTTTTCTTCAACTAAACTGACCGTTACTACAATAAGAAAAAAAGAGCTTGCTGCTGCAAACTCTTCTTCAACTCAAGCCCCCGTTAACTTAATAACTTTGTTTATAATCCTTATTTATTATAGAGTAAACATATGTATCATTTGATACTCCATCTTGATATATATAATTCCTTAAAATGCCTTCTTTTTGAAACCCAATCTTTTGTAATAATTTATTAGATGGTTCGTTTTCAGGAAACACTATTGCACCTATACGAATTAATTCAAGTGAATCAAATCCAAAAGAAATGATCTTTGAAACTGCCTCGGTAGCATAACCATTATTCCAAAACTCAGGGTGTAATTCATAACCTATTTCAGCTCGCCTTTGTTTAGGAACCCAAGCATCTAAACCTACTGTTCCAACAAGTTGCTCGGAATCTTTAATTTCAATGCACCACCGAAATCCTCTTTTTTCATTGAATTTCTGTTTAAAATAATTAATGAATTCGTTTGCTTCTTCAATCTTTTTGAAAGTTTCCTTTCCATAAAAACGTGTTACTTGTGGATTAGATAAGATTGAAAAAATCACTTTAGCATCATACTCTGTTAGCTCCCTTAATATCAATCGTTCCGTTTTTAATACTGGGAACACAACAAACTCCCCCTTTCTCCTTTTAATGATAACTGAAATAACTAAATCAAAATATGAACCTTTATTTAACTAAACTGTCCCGTTACTTGAAGAAGAAAAGTGTATTACTGTTAATCCAGTAATGCACCCGTTCGCTTAATATTATTATGACAAAAATGTATTATAAATTAATAAAATTATCGTACCAATCAATAGTAAAATATCACTAAAAACAATTTTATTATTTTTCCTGTTGTAGAGAAAAATCTTTGCTAAAAAGAATAACAGCAAAATCAATAACAATACTTGAATAATTAAGAAGATAACAACCTCTTTGGTAATGAAAGTCTTCAATATGTAGAAAGATAATACAGATAAAACTCCAAGTACAAACTTGGTTCCAGATAACTTATCACGATTAAATAATAATTCCAATACAGCATTTTTTTTCTCCATTTTCTTCCCCCAATTTTTTAAATATAGTTATCATTTAGTGTTAAAGTTTA
The Neobacillus sp. PS3-40 genome window above contains:
- a CDS encoding DUF2164 domain-containing protein, which encodes MFFKLKKEQQELMISDIQYFFSQERDEEITEFAAERVLDFVKEKLAPHFYNSAVLDVRHVVEQQFSSLEDEILTLERPLKR
- a CDS encoding GNAT family protein, with protein sequence MFPVLKTERLILRELTEYDAKVIFSILSNPQVTRFYGKETFKKIEEANEFINYFKQKFNEKRGFRWCIEIKDSEQLVGTVGLDAWVPKQRRAEIGYELHPEFWNNGYATEAVSKIISFGFDSLELIRIGAIVFPENEPSNKLLQKIGFQKEGILRNYIYQDGVSNDTYVYSIINKDYKQSY